One Gadus morhua chromosome 1, gadMor3.0, whole genome shotgun sequence DNA segment encodes these proteins:
- the LOC115529221 gene encoding solute carrier family 12 member 5 isoform X3 — translation MLNNLTDTEEGDGGAQNQGDNNPKESSPFINSSDVAAEKSQQYDGKHMALFEEEMDTIPMVSSLLSSLANYSNLTQGSKEHEEAENNEAESSRKKPIKAPQLGTLMGVYLPCIQNIFGVILFLRMTWLVGIGGVIGTFVIVFMCCTTTMLTAISMSAIATNGVVPAGGSYYMISRSLGPEFGGAVGICFYLGTTFAGAMYILGAIELLLIYIAPKAAIFPLEGLEGAEAEAALLNNMRVYGTLLLTSMATVVFVGVKYVNKLALVFLACVILSILAVYAGVIKTGIDPPDFPVCLLGNRTLISKKFDVCAKTMESSNGTMVTTQLWNMFCDSPFLNATCDRYFSDNNVTRIQGIPGVTSGILADNLFGNYYEKGDLVANKDAASVEGVDDPMTNSNSYVLADITSFFTLLVGIYFPSVTGIMAGSNRSGDLRDAQKSIPIGTIAAITTTSLVYMSSVILFGACIEGVVLRDKFGEGVNGNLVIGTLAWPSPWVIVIGSFFSTCGAGLQSLTGAPRLMQAIAKDGLVPILRIFGHAKANGEPTWSLLLTACICEIGILIASLDLVAPILSMFFLMCYMFVNLACALQTLLRTPNWRPRFKFYHWALSFLGMSLCLTLMFLCSWYYAIVAMVIAGSIYKYIEFSGAEKEWGDGIRGLSLSAARYALMRLEEGPPHTKNWRPQLLVLVSMDGEQNVEQPRLLSLTNQLKAGKGLTIVGTALEGTYLLNHEQAQRAEQALHKLMETEKVKGFCLATVSSNLRDATSHLIQSSGLGGLKHNAVLVSWPRNWKQADERQTWRNFVELVRETTAASLALLVPKNIAAFPSNGERFSEGHIDVWWIVHDGGMLMLLPFLLRQHKVWRKCKMRIFTVAQLDDNSIQMKKDLTTFLYHLRIDAMVEVVEMHDSDISAYTYEKTLVMEQRSQILKQINLSKNEREREIQSITDSSRGSIRRKNPAAVTTQLSVTEDQPGASKEEKPEEESTPASPPVSPPPPAPSDQVQLIHDTTTPASPATPATPLTPEAVQSPGQQVQMTWSEKSDGEPAKPPGAATPEGIKDIFNMKPEWENLNQSNVRRMHTALRLNEVILKKSSEAKLVLLNMPGPPKNRSGDENYMEFLEVLTEGLNRVLLVRGGGREVITIYS, via the exons GCTCCTCAGTTGGGGACCCTGATGGGTGTGTACCTGCCTTGCATCCAGAACATCTTCGgcgtcatcctcttcctcaggaTGACCTGGTTGGTGGGCATCGGCGGGGTCATCGGGACCTTCGTCATCGTATTCATGTGCTGCACCACG aCTATGCTGACAGCCATCTCCATGAGTGCCATTGCGACCAATGGAGTTGTGCCAG cggggGGCTCGTACTACATGATCTCCCGCTCGCTGGGTCCTGAGTTCGGAGGCGCTGTGGGGATCTGCTTCTACCTGGGGACCACCTTCGCCGGGGCCATGTACATCCTAGGGGCCATCGAGCTGCTGCTG atctACATCGCCCCCAAGGCGGCCATCTTCCCgctggagggcctggagggggcggaggcggaggcggcgcTGCTGAACAACATGCGGGTGTACGGAACCCTGCTGCTCACCTCCATGGCCACCGTGGTGTTCGTGGGGGTCAAGTACGTCAACAAGCTGGCGCTGGTCTTCCTGGCCTGCGTCATCCTCTCCATCCTGGCCGTCTACGCCGGGGTCATCAAGACGGGCATCGACCCCCCGGACTTCCC ggtgTGTCTGCTGGGGAACCGTACCCTGATTTCGAAGAAGTTTGACGTGTGTGCCAAGACCATGGAGTCGTCCAACGGCACCATGGTCACCACCCAGCTGTGGAACATGTTCTGCGACTCGCCCTTCCTCAACGCCACCTGCGACCGCTACTTCAGCGACAACAACGTCACCCGCATCCAGGGGATCCCCGGGGTCACCAGCGGGATCCTAGCAG acaaCCTGTTTGGGAACTACTACGAGAAGGGCGACCTGGTGGCCAACAAGGACGCGGCGTCCGTGGAGGGCGTCGACGACCCCATGACCAACTCCAACAGCTACGTCCTCGCCGACATCACCAGCTTCTTCACCCTGCTGGTCGGCATCTACTTCCCCTCCGTGACAG GAATCATGGCTGGCTCCAACCGCTCTGGGGACCTCCGTGATGCCCAGAAGTCGATCCCCATCGGAACCATCGCAGCCATCACCACGACCTCCCTCGTCT ACATGTCCAGTGTGATTCTGTTTGGGGCCTGCATTGAAGGGGTGGTCCTCAGAGACAA GTTTGGGGAGGGCGTCAACGGGAACCTGGTGATTGGTACGTTGGCGTGGCCATCACCTTGGGTGATCGTGATTGgctccttcttctccacctGCGGGGCAGGCCTTCAGAGTTTGACTGGAGCCCCGCGCCTGATGCAGGCTATCGCTAAAGACGGCCTTGTTCCCATACTACGG ATCTTTGGCCACGCCAAGGCCAACGGAGAGCCCACCTGGTCGCTGCTGCTCACGGCCTGCATCTGTGAGATCGGCATCCTCATCGCCTCCCTGGACCTGGTGGCGCCCATCCTCTCCAT GTTCTTCCTGATGTGCTACATGTTTGTGAACCTGGCCTGTGCCTTGCAGACCCTGCTGAGGACTCCTAACTGGAGGCCCCGTTTTAAATTCTACCACTG ggcTTTGTCCTTCCTGGGGATGAGTTTGTGTCTTACGCTCATGTTCCTGTGCTCGTGGTACTACGCCATCGTCGCCATGGTGATCGCCGGCTCCATCTACAAGTATATCGAGTTTTCGGG GGCGGAGAAGGAGTGGGGAGACGGGATACGTGGCCTGTCACTCAGTGCCGCCCGATACGCTCTGATGAGGCTTGAGGAGGGACCCCCACACACTAAGAACTGGAG gccccagctgctggtgctggtgagTATGGACGGGGAGCAGAACGTGGAGCAGCCCcgactcctctccctcaccaacCAGCTGAAAGCGGGCAAGGGCCTCACCATCGTTGGCACGGCCCTGGAGGGCACCTACCTGCTGAACCACGAACAGGCCCAGCGCGCTGAGCAG GCCCTGCATAAGCtgatggagacagagaaggtGAAGGGCTTCTGCCTGGCCACCGTGTCCTCCAACCTGCGCGACGCCACCTCCCACCTGATCCAGTCCAGCGGCCTGGGCGGGCTGAAGCACAACGCGGTGCTGGTCAGCTGGCCCCGCAACTGGAAGCAGGCCGACGAGAGGCAGACCTGGAGGAACTTTGTCG AGCTGGTGCGGGAGACCACGGCGGCCAGCCTGGCCCTGCTGGTGCCTAAGAACATCGCTGCCTTCCCGTCCAACGGCGAGCGCTTCAGCGAGGGCCACATCGACGTGTGGTGGATCGTCCACGACGGAGGcatgctgatgctgctgcccttcctcctccgccAGCACAAG GTGTGGAGGAAATGCAAGATGCGCATCTTCACCGTGGCCCAGCTCGACGACAACAGCATCCAGATGAAGAAGGACCTGACCACATTCCTGTACCACCTCCGTATTGACGCCATGGTTGaagtggtggagatg CATGACAGCGATATCTCGGCCTACACCTATGAGAAGACCCTGGTCATGGAGCAGCGCTCCCAGATCCTCAAGCAGATCAACCTGTCCAAGaacgagcgggagagagag ATCCAGAGCATCACTGACTCGTCCCGTGGCTCCATCCGCCGCAAGAACCCTGCTGCCGTGACAACCCAGCTCAGCGTGACCGAGGACCAACCAGGAGCCAGCAAGGAGGAGAagccagaggaggag TCAACGCCGgcctctcctcccgtctcccccccgccccccgccccctccgacCAGGTGCAGCTCATCCATGACACCACCACCCCGGCCAGCCCGGCCACGCCCGCCACCCCGCTCACCCCCGAGGCCGTGCAGAGCCCCGGCCAGCAGGTGCAGATGACCTGGAGTGAGAAGAGTGACGGGGAGCCCGCCAAGCCCCCGGGAGCCGCCACCCCCGAAGGAATCAAAGACATCTTCAACATGAAGCC GGAGTGGGAGAACCT GAACCAGTCCAATGTGCGTCGCATGCACACCGCGCTCCGGCTGAACGAGGTGATACTGAAGAAGTCGTCCGAGGCCAAGCTGGTGCTGCTCAACATGCCCGGACCCCCCAAGAACCGCAGCGGGGACGAGAACT ATATGGAGTTCCTGGAGGTCCTCACGGAGGGCCTCAACCGGGTCCTCCTGGTCCGCGGCGGCGGGCGCGAGGTCATCACCATCTACTCTTGA